The following coding sequences lie in one Nakaseomyces glabratus chromosome I, complete sequence genomic window:
- the COG1 gene encoding Golgi transport complex subunit COG1 (CAGL0I06919g~Ortholog(s) have protein binding, bridging activity, role in Golgi organization, protein localization by the Cvt pathway, retrograde transport, vesicle recycling within Golgi and Golgi transport complex localization) produces MAQEQHEVHQLFTQQRIPEIKNHVVELAHELSTINDKFNHKMAQKYWDILEVTDEVSTLTYTLKEVDKEFGELCYNDDLYQLRKLPDLVVQSHTKSPLKQGSIEDDETSSSMILVELTEWAMAVYNFISKMPTTTSEPGVNNLIDNLMEHFAKIHKQLDNIISNKTYERVLATKCNQLQRYIVDAVTKNELYFTLFQWVKLNKIMEYSGFPWNVQIHEVFEKSLYGYIFEEEQDLDYIVSSSTNELVKTFVRSEKFQNSLIAHTKESIEQKLKELVELMKEDKQASIEPNAGKIEIDGILYPHTISDHVNIQEIINTGNMYSMGLDSKIKMKIFEVLNNLIQQIRKLGTYKCDKTLIARYKKDLLEILESVDIKDKKISTTQLTTLIGTYNSSKLAQLVNSQIQAITNLSQD; encoded by the coding sequence atggcacaagaacaacatgaaGTGCATCAATTATTTACCCAGCAGCGAATTCCTGAAATAAAGAACCATGTTGTTGAGCTGGCACACGAATTATCTACTATCAATGATAAGTTTAACCATAAAATGGCCCAGAAATACTGGGATATCTTGGAAGTCACAGATGAAGTGTCTACTTTAACATATACTTTAAAAGAAGTGGATAAAGAGTTTGGAGAACTATGTTATAATGATGATCTATATCAATTGAGAAAACTGCCGGACTTGGTGGTTCAAAGTCATACTAAATCTCCTCTTAAACAGGGAAGCattgaggatgatgaaaCTAGTTCCTCAATGATCTTGGTTGAATTAACAGAATGGGCAATGGCTGTATACAATTTCATATCAAAGATGCCCACTACAACTTCTGAACCAGGGGTAAACAATCTGATTGATAATTTAATGGAGCATTTCGCAAAAATTCATAAGCAACtggataatattatatcGAATAAAACATATGAACGAGTTTTAGCAACAAAATGTAATCAACTACAACGTTATATTGTTGATGCTGTTACAAAGAATGAGCTTTATTTCACTTTATTTCAATGGGTTAAACTGAATAAAATTATGGAGTACTCGGGGTTCCCTTGGAACGTGCAAATACatgaagtttttgaaaagagtCTATACGGGTATATATTTGAGGAAGAGCAGGATCTCGATTATATTGTATCCTCGTCAACAAATGAATTAGTTAAAACATTTGTAAGATCAGAAAAGTTCCAGAATTCACTAATAGCACATACGAAGGAGTCAATCGAGCAAAAACTGAAAGAGTTAGTGGAACTTATGAAAGAGGATAAGCAAGCATCAATTGAGCCAAATGCGGGCAAGATTGAAATTGATGGTATTCTCTATCCACATACAATATCAGATCATGTTAATATCCAGGAGATCATTAATACAGGAAACATGTATTCGATGGGTTTAGATTCgaagataaaaatgaagatattTGAGGTTTTGAATAATCTGATACAACAAATTCGTAAACTGGGTACTTATAAATGTGATAAGACACTCATTGCAAGATATAAAAAAGATCTCCTCGAGATATTAGAATCTGTGGACAttaaagacaaaaaaatatcaacgACTCAATTGACTACCCTAATAGGAACTTACAATTCTAGCAAACTCGCTCAATTGGTTAATTCACAAATACAAGCTATAACTAATCTATCACAAGATTAA
- the EDC1 gene encoding Edc1p (CAGL0I06941g~Ortholog(s) have mRNA binding activity, role in deadenylation-dependent decapping of nuclear-transcribed mRNA, positive regulation of translation in response to stress and cytoplasm, nucleus localization), protein MSNDTMYFNSSRRLPTHSRNNSPIVAAKNNSSTRIPALNNKKPSKKTEKDIEQLLSPQQLPNGQRPDFGHGPRGGKQTNGAKTKNKKKQDKELQETKDSYDNLTKNLKNLLINPEKTEKTVVETLIKSNSNSATATPQKAPNTTQGITNSHGLSQNFSSPLSTPMILPHNLPMNPLGNPNFPANNHYLPYNPQQLQQQQQQQNRLPVGPGPMNFDNFRPGIAPVAPPQPPPGYPPGPNGPPPGMPQQLNFNGQPMYYNQPPMPVPNSAFPINQSIGASPTLPRIIPPNPMNYINPALSTPPVVKNPTSNGPVTNTKPTNKSKRNSGRKSNTFAGASFATDVPNESNLPKPSFT, encoded by the coding sequence ATGTCTAATGATACAATGTATTTCAACAGTTCACGCCGACTGCCGACGCATAGCAGGAATAATTCACCTATAGTGGCAGCAAAGAATAATAGTTCCACGCGGATACCTGCTCTGAACAATAAGAAGCCAAGCAAGAAAACAGAGAAGGATATCGAACAGCTATTGTCGCCTCAACAGTTGCCAAATGGACAGAGACCTGATTTTGGGCATGGTCCTCGTGGTGGAAAGCAAACAAATGGGGCGAAGActaagaacaagaagaagcaagaTAAGGAACTACAAGAAACAAAGGATTCTTATGATAATTTGACtaaaaatttaaagaacTTACTGATTAATCCTGAGAAGACAGAAAAAACAGTGGTAGAGACACTCATTAAGTCAAACTCGAACTCAGCTACTGCCACACCACAGAAAGCCCCCAATACTACTCAAGGCATAACAAATAGTCATGGTCTAAGTCAGAATTTTTCATCACCATTATCTACTCCAATGATACTGCCTCATAATCTTCCAATGAACCCACTCGGAAATCCCAACTTCCCGGCAAACAATCACTACTTGCCTTATAACCCTCAACAAttgcaacagcagcagcagcagcagaaTAGGTTACCAGTTGGACCAGGACCTATGAACTTCGATAATTTCAGACCTGGTATTGCACCTGTGGCTCCCCCTCAACCTCCTCCGGGCTATCCGCCAGGTCCGAACGGTCCTCCTCCTGGTATGCCACAACAGCTAAACTTTAATGGACAGCCAATGTATTATAATCAGCCACCTATGCCTGTTCCTAACAGTGCGTTCCCTATCAACCAGAGCATTGGAGCTTCACCAACATTGCCTCGTATTATTCCACCAAATCCAATGAACTATATTAATCCAGCATTATCTACACCTCCTGTTGTGAAGAACCCCACATCCAATGGCCCTGTTACAAATACAAAGCCTACAAATAAGAGTAAAAGAAATAGTGGCAGGAAATCCAACACCTTCGCAGGAGCATCATTTGCTACAGATGTACCTAATGAGAGTAATTTACCCAAGCCAAGTTTCACCTAA
- the NIF3 gene encoding uncharacterized protein (CAGL0I06963g~Ortholog(s) have cytosol, mitochondrion, nucleus localization) encodes MRMGALHRRQLNKALEVIRAAFPEKYADKSFDNTGLLIDCSSNEESHANNAVKMLLTVDLTSRVADEAVKQGCNLILAYHPFIFPSWNRLNPQTNVQHASAIKLIQNNISVYSPHTAVDAVDGGVNDWLVESLVPKTVNITTKECIESTANTAPHDPITGYGRYFKLDKAVTLQEVVDVLKKNTGLSHVQIASLPYEISGNLHHEVQTVAVCAGSGSGVFRNLKETPDLYVTGELSHHEVLKYKEMGKAVILCNHSNTERGYVKTSMLQLLKRHDTAGLLQDVQVSETDRDPLNIV; translated from the coding sequence ATGAGAATGGGTGCACTACATAGAAGACAATTGAATAAGGCCTTGGAAGTTATCCGTGCTGCTTTCCCGGAAAAGTACGCTGACAAAAGTTTTGACAACACTGGGCTACTAATTGACTGTAGTAGCAATGAGGAATCTCATGCCAATAATGCTGTGAAGATGTTGTTGACCGTTGATTTGACATCGAGGGTCGCAGATGAAGCTGTCAAACAAGGTTGTAACTTAATACTGGCATACCACCCTTTCATCTTCCCAAGCTGGAATAGATTGAACCCACAAACCAATGTTCAACACGCAAGTGCTATTAAACTAATCCAGAACAACATTTCTGTCTACTCACCACACACTGCTGTGGATGCAGTTGATGGTGGTGTTAATGATTGGCTAGTTGAGAGTTTAGTTCCAAAAACTGTCAACATTACAACGAAGGAATGTATTGAGTCTACTGCAAACACAGCTCCACATGACCCTATCACTGGTTATGGTCGTTATTTCAAGTTGGACAAAGCAGTTACTTTACAAGAAGTTGTGGATGTCCTGAAAAAGAACACAGGTCTATCCCATGTACAAATAGCTTCTCTACCATATGAAATTTCTGGTAACCTGCATCATGAAGTACAAACTGTTGCTGTTTGTGCTGGTAGTGGCTCGGGAGTATTCCGTAACTTGAAAGAGACCCCCGATCTTTACGTCACCGGAGAGTTATCACACCACGAAGTATTGAAGTACAAAGAAATGGGTAAAGCGGTCATCCTTTGTAACCACTCAAATACAGAACGTGGCTACGTGAAGACCTCGATGCTTCAACTGCTGAAAAGACACGACACAGCTGGCTTGTTGCAGGATGTCCAAGTTAGTGAAACAGACAGAGATCCTTTAAATATTGTTTGA
- the BOL2 gene encoding Bol2p (CAGL0I06985g~Ortholog(s) have 2 iron, 2 sulfur cluster binding activity) translates to MITEEHLREKLKTSIPDVYHVIVTDLSYGCGQSFDVVVVSNTFVGKNKIQRSRLVNGALKEELADIHAFSCKCYSEEEWSKIVI, encoded by the coding sequence ATGATTACTGAAGAACATCTGCGAGAGAAGTTGAAGACATCGATTCCTGATGTCTACCACGTTATAGTTACAGATCTATCATATGGATGTGGCCAAAGTTTTGATGTCGTGGTAGTGAGTAACACGTTTGTGGGTAAGAACAAGATCCAAAGATCAAGGCTTGTTAATGGTGCTTTAAAGGAAGAACTCGCTGATATCCATGCTTTCAGTTGTAAATGCTATTCTGAGGAAGAGTGGTCAAAGATAGTAATTTAA
- the MDM34 gene encoding ERMES complex subunit MDM34 (CAGL0I07007g~Ortholog(s) have role in mitochondrion organization, mitochondrion-endoplasmic reticulum membrane tethering, phospholipid transport and ERMES complex localization): protein MSFRFDRSVFESADFNERLRERLTGALNPKSRRHVERADEAGNEDDSSGHQRKSGGSLDILKNDIIVEKVDFSRIPNLEILDLDVGLGVSSISSGGGGSSMMKGICKISIEGAMLQVRTVIESNLLMLSMADSPEFVTPTLITNDSFSLPITMTFSNIKMEAISKVFFVARNSGIGISFDDVVLDFKFDCSIKILQTTIEKRLKRAMELLFKDTLPTALFNMSQSWFTNSDGSRSSAKHKKDTCDENNQPSAPKIIFEDADLQELSPANMLRLSTLVSSRQTLSLHSTVSSTLSLIPGCLERQNLYRFISRMPSLSNYYSSYVDHKKERAGTPSLLMNKRPSVDYLLRRSSSSGNSLMSSQAYFDKESNLLPMEVLEENAYDLDVITDIQNKLYMRSTDHDEQVNHTKPRRRKIKIGKNKKDKPAYKEEIEQQEPVQSTITVSMPFEEPQIIIEHNDETEAVKEERESVLSSPKLIRSTMDKTYTNSRILNTLLQKNGNLLDEETRLRAQSIDSVAHTKMGYLLGLNHIATPPPPPYY from the coding sequence ATGTCGTTTCGGTTTGATCGGAGCGTTTTTGAGAGTGCCGATTTTAATGAGCGGCTCAGAGAGCGGCTCACCGGTGCTCTGAATCCTAAGAGTCGCAGACATGTGGAGCGTGCAGATGAGGCTGGCAATGAGGATGATAGCAGTGGTCATCAAAGGAAGAGCGGCGGGTCGCTagatattttgaagaatgaCATTATAGTGGAAAAAGTTGATTTCTCAAGGATACCCAACTTGGAGATTCTGGATCTGGATGTAGGACTAGGTGTTTCCTCTATAAGTAGCGGTGGTGGGGGTTCTTCAATGATGAAAGGTATATGTAAAATCTCTATTGAAGGAGCGATGTTGCAAGTACGGACTGTGATTGAGTCAAATCTGTTGATGTTGAGCATGGCTGACTCGCCTGAGTTTGTGACGCCAACTTTGATTACAAATGATTCATTCAGCCTGCCGATAACTATGACTTTCAGTAATATTAAGATGGAAGCCATATCTAAGGTATTCTTTGTAGCACGCAATTCAGGTATAGGTATCTCCTTCGATGATGTTGTGCTTGACTTTAAGTTTGATTGTTCCATCAAAATTTTACAAACAACCATAGAAAAGAGACTCAAAAGAGCGATGGAACTCTTGTTTAAGGATACATTACCCACAGCCTTGTTTAATATGTCACAGAGTTGGTTCACGAACTCAGATGGCTCAAGAAGTTCTGCGAAGCATAAGAAGGACACATGTGATGAGAATAATCAGCCAAGTGCTCCTAAgataatatttgaagatgcTGACCTGCAAGAATTATCACCGGCAAACATGCTACGGCTGTCCACCTTGGTATCTTCAAGACAAACTTTATCACTACACTCGACTGTCTCCAGTACACTTTCGCTGATACCCGGCTGTTTGGAAAGACAAAATCTGTATAGATTTATCTCCAGGATGCCTTCCTTAAGTAATTACTACTCTTCCTATGTTGATCATAAGAAGGAAAGAGCTGGCACCCCTTCATTGCTAATGAATAAGAGACCATCTGTAGATTACCTATTGAGGAGGTCATCATCGTCTGGAAATAGTTTAATGAGTAGTCAAGCTTACTTCGATAAAGAGTCCAATCTACTGCCAATGGAGGTTCTTGAAGAGAATGCATATGACTTAGATGTTATAACCGACATCCAAAACAAACTATACATGAGAAGTACTGATCACGATGAACAAGTAAACCATACTAaaccaagaagaagaaagataaaGATAGGtaagaataagaaagatAAGCCGGCATACAAAGAGGAAATAGAACAACAAGAACCTGTTCAAAGTACAATTACAGTTTCAATGCCGTTTGAAGAACCACAGATTATTATTGAGCATAATGATGAAACTGAGGCtgttaaagaagaaagagaatcGGTACTATCTTCTCCTAAGCTTATCAGGTCTACTATGGATAAGACGTACACTAATTCCCGTATTTTGAATACAttattacaaaaaaatggaaaccTATTAGACGAAGAAACAAGGTTAAGAGCACAGAGTATTGACTCCGTGGCTCATACAAAAATGGGTTACCTATTGGGACTAAATCATATTGCTACACCGCCACCACCACCATATTATTGA